CGGCGTCGAGATCGCGGGCGACGCCCGGGAGATCCTCGTCGCCGAGAGCGAGCCCATCGGGTTGGTCCACCTGCTGTCGATGGCCGCGGTGATCGGAACGGCGGTCGCCGGCCGCCACATCGTGGAGGCGATTTCGTGGGGGATCGTCGTCGCCGTCGGCGCGAACCTCCTGTTTGGACTGACCGCCGTCAGCGACATCGTCTCCTTCAGCGCGCCTGCGGACGCACCGCTGGCCGGGCCGCTTGCCTTCCTCCCGTTCCTGCAGATCGTCGAGGACCCCGACGCGGTCGGCGTCGGCGGGAGCATCGTCGACGGGGCATCCGGCTTCTTCACGCTCTCCATTCTCGTCTTGCTCATCATCGCCGCCGCCCAGATCATGATCCGAGGAGGGGCCTTCCAGGCAATCCTCGACTGGTCGCTCGAGAACCTCGCGACGAACGTCAGAAACGCCGAACTCACCATGGTCGGGTCGGCGGCGCTGATCAACGCGATCATCACGATCAACACCGCCGCCGAGGTCGCCATCGGGCCCTACATCTCGAAGGTCGGCGAGCGGTTCAACCTCAACGGCTATCGCCGGGCGAACATCCTCGACGCCCAGACCGCGGCGCTTGGCTACATCTTCCCGTGGTCGGGCGGAGTGCTCGTCGGCTACACGGCGATGCAGGACCTCCCGAACCAGTACGAGTGGTTCGACCAATCCCTTCTCGTGAACCCCATCGAGGTCGTCCCGTTCGTCTTCCACGGCTGGCTGCTGGTGGCGGTGTTCGTCCTCGCGGCGATCACCGGCTTCGGCCGCGAGTATCTGATCGACCGCGAGTCCTCGGAGGTGGCGCGGGTATGAGCTTCCTCTCGAAGTACCTCAAGGGCTGGTCGCTACGCACGACCCGTCCGACCCTCCAGCCCGGCAAGGAGGTCAACGTCTTCCTCGCGGAGTACGACCCGGGCGAGGAGTCAGCACTCGCGCTCGTTGGTGACACGCGGCTGTACGTCTCGAACGCCGGTCCCGAACACGTCGGCAAGCGCGTGCGGGTCGCCGTCAAGGAGTTCCAGCCCGACGACTCCGTGGGCTACGGCGAGTTCGTCGAGGTCGTCGGCGAGAGCTCCTACGCCGGCTAACAGTCGGCTTTTCACTCTCGCATTCGGTCGAACGTCGCCCGGAGGTCGGGTTCGCGATCGAGTCGATCCAGTTCCGCCTCGAGACCCGTCTCCGCGAGGATCGCCGCCCCGGTGGGGCGTCGCCGCATCAGGACGGTGTAGCAGTACGAGAGACGAAGCAGACGAAGGGCGTGATCGCTACCGCCCGTAGGGTCGATCCGGTAGGTCGTCCAGCCGCCGCCGGCAAAGCGATGCTCGCCGGTCCGTCCGCGATCAGTCGTTCTTCCATCCGCTTTGGGAAGTTGATATCGAGCACCCGTTCGCCGTGGATATGGCCAATCTCGCGGCCGTCGACGGTGAAATCGGTCGATCCGAACCGATGGGGACCAGTCTCGACACCGGGCCATTAGGAGACGGTTCCGACGATCCGCTCACGGTTCGTAGCCGTGGTACTGGTGGTTGTTGCCATACGACGTGGTACGTCGCCGAAGAAATAAGCGCGCGCGGGTGGGACCTACGCGTCCTCGTACAGCGGGTGGGACTGACAGAGCGCGCGGACCTCCTCGCGCACTTCGTTGCGCACGGTCTCGTCGTCGTGGTTCTCGACGATGCGGGCGATGGCGTCGCCGACCGCCTGCATCTCCTCCTCACCGAACCCGCGGGTCGTGATCGCGGGCGTTCCGGCTCGAATTCCACTCGGATTGAACGCGTTTCGGGTCTCGCCGGGAACGGTGTTGGCGTTCAGGACGATCCCCGCGTCCTCCAGTGCCTCTTCGGCGTCCCCGCCGGTCGTCTCGGGGTGTGACTCCCGGAGGTCGACGAGCACGAGATGCGTGTCGGTACCGCCCGACACCAGCGAGAAGCCGTGGTCCTGTAGCGTTTCGCCGAGCGTCTCGGCGTTCTCGACGACCTGCTCTGCGTACTCCTCGAACTCGGGTTCGAGTGCCTCCTTGAATCCGACGGCCTTGCCGGCGATGTTGTGCATCAGTGGGCCACCCTGCGCCCCGGGGAAAACCGCCGAATCCACGTCGTCGGCGAACTCCTCCTCGCACATGATGATCCCGCCGCGACCCGACCGGATCGTCTTGTGGGTCGAACCGGTGACGAAGTCCGCGGTCCCGACCGGCGAGGCGTGGACGCCCGCGGCGACGAGGCCGGTGATGTGGGCGATGTCAGCCAGATGGTACGAATCCACCTCGTCTGCGGTCTCCTGGATCCGCTCCCACTCGACCTCGCGGGGATAGGCGGAGTATCCGGAGACGATGATATCGGGATCGAACTCCTCGGCCTGCTCTGCAAGCCCCTCGTAGTCGATGTAGCCCGTCTCGGGGTCCACCTCGTACTGCTCGACCTCGAACAGTTGGCCCGTGAAGTTCGCGGGATGGCCATGGGAGAGGTGCCCGCCGTGGGTGAGGTCGAGCGAGAGGATCTTATCGCCCGGGTCGAGAACGGCGAGGTAGACGCCCATGTTGGCCTGCGAGCCGCTGTGGGGCTGGACGTTGACGTGCTCGGCACCCCAGAGCTCCTTTGCGCGCTCGATCGCGAGGGTTTCGACGGTGTCGGCGTGTTCGCAGCCGGCGTAGTAGCGCTTGCCGGGATACCCCTCGGCGTACTTGTTGGTCAGCGCGCTGCTCTGGGCCTCCATGACGGCGGGCGAGACGTGGTTCTCGCTCGCGATCATCTGCAGGCCCTCCTGTTGTCGTGTGACTTCGCCTTCGAGCGCGTCTGCGATCTCGGGATCGATCTCGCGGACGGTGTCGTACTCCATGGCGCACCATTCGATACGGACGGCTAAAATCTACCCCATATCGCTCCCGTTACCCGTTGCCCTGGCGTAGTTGTTCGTTTAACTAACCATTATCCGCCTCCGACAGACCTATTATCTACCGGTGAAATCAGTCTATGTCACACGATGATCGACTGGGAGGTAACCACGGCGGGGCTCAAGGTGTCGGATCGCCGTGCCGCCGTCGAGATAGCGGCGCCCGATTGGGGCGAGTTCTACTCGGGCGGGACGCTCCCGCGACCAGTCGATACAACGGTTTCCGGACAGGTTTCGAAGCTCGGATTCGGCGCCAGCCACGCAACTATCACGAGCCTAACTGATACGACACACGCGTCTCTCGGAACCGAGCGAACCGAACTCCCCCCCGACACGTACCTCCTCGACGTTTCGACGCCGATCGAGACCGCGGTCCGGTTCGACGGTCCCGCGACCGTTCGAACACCCGGACGCTCGCTGGAGCTCTGCTTCGGCGATCGACAGTCGGTCACGCTCGGGTTCAGGAGCCCGATCCGCGAGCCCGAATCCACGATCGAAGTCCCGCCGACGCCCGCCGGACTCGCGCGGGCGATCTCGCACCTCCACGCCGGGTTCGAGACGACCGGTCCCGAGAAATCGCTGCCCGCGCTTCGGGGCCACCCCTCACGGATCGCCTACGGCGATCGCGTCACGATCCCCGAAGGGATCGTCGACGGAACGGCCGAGACGGGAATCGAACTGCACGTCCCGGACGATCTGGCGTCGGTGCTGATCGTCGCGCCGCTCGCGTACTACCTGCAGGCCGAGGTCACAGTCGAACCCGTCGACGTGCCCACGATCGTTGCGCCGGGCGTGACCCATCGTCTCGAGGGCGACCTGCCGAGCGCGGTCGCTTCGGTGCTCCGGCGGGCCTTCTACCTCGATTGTTGCTGTCGGAAGATGGGTCCCTCGCTCGCCGGCCTGCCGGATCCGAACGCCCTCGGGATCGACTCCGATCGGCTCTCGGATCCGGTTCGGCGACTCGCCGCCTATCTCGACCTCGATGCGGAGTCGCTCGAGCTCCCCGAGTGGCACCTGGCGACGTACCTCCCGGCCACTCCGGATGGCGGGCGGGCGCTCCCGTACGCGCTCGACAGGATGAGCCTCGTCCAGCCGCCGGAAACGCGGGCGCTCGATAAGGAAGAACTGCTCCAGCGGTCACTGACCGACTTCTACCGACGGGACGCCCCCGCGGTTTCAGTCGACGTGACCACGCCCGTCCTCGGTCCGGCCCGTTCGCACGCCTGGCTCGACGAGACGACGCCGATCGACGTGTTCAACGCGCGGGTCGAGGCGTTCGAGAACGGTCTCTCGGGCCTCGATACCGACGGACGATTGCCCTTTATCGTCGTGCAGAACGACCCCGAGATGGAAAACGAGTACGCGGAGGTCACCCGGATCTACGAGGAACACGCGAGCGACCTCCCGATCGACGTTTCGGTCCATCACCAGCTGACGCGTTCGGAGCTGTCGTCGGTGTTCGAGCGCCCGAGCGCGTTCGTCCACTACGTGGGCCACTGCGACGTCGGCGGGCTGCGCTGTACCGACGGCAACCTCTCGATCGCGGACCTCGAGGAGAGCAACGCCCAGACGTTCTTCCTGAACGCCTGTGGCTCGTTCCACGAGGGGAAGGCGCTCGTCGAGCGTGGCAGCGTCGCCGGCGGGGTGACCTTCTCGGAGGTGCTCAACGAGCAGGCCGCGACCGTTGGGACGACGTTCGCACGCCTGCTGGTCTACGGGTTCAGCATCGACCGGGCGATGCAACTCGCCCGCCGCCGGATCATGATGGGCAAGAACTACGCCGTCGTCGGCGACGGCACACACGTTCTGGGCGGAAGGCGCGACCGCCATCCGGGAACGCTGACGCTCGAACCGCTCGAACCGGGCTTTTCCGTCGGCTACGACGTCCTCCCGAACTGGACGGCCGGTGGCTGGTACGTCCCGCGGGGGATCGGAAACGACACGCCGCATCTCTACGGGACGACCCCGGAGTCGGTCCTCGATCGCGATGCGATCCTCGAGATGTTGGAATCCGTCAATGCGCCGATCGTCTACGACGGCCAGTTCTACTGGCCCGAGGAACTGGCGAGCCACCTCCGTTCTCAGAACTGAGAGAGCCATACCATGCGGAATTCACG
The sequence above is a segment of the Halalkalicoccus subterraneus genome. Coding sequences within it:
- the glyA gene encoding serine hydroxymethyltransferase: MEYDTVREIDPEIADALEGEVTRQQEGLQMIASENHVSPAVMEAQSSALTNKYAEGYPGKRYYAGCEHADTVETLAIERAKELWGAEHVNVQPHSGSQANMGVYLAVLDPGDKILSLDLTHGGHLSHGHPANFTGQLFEVEQYEVDPETGYIDYEGLAEQAEEFDPDIIVSGYSAYPREVEWERIQETADEVDSYHLADIAHITGLVAAGVHASPVGTADFVTGSTHKTIRSGRGGIIMCEEEFADDVDSAVFPGAQGGPLMHNIAGKAVGFKEALEPEFEEYAEQVVENAETLGETLQDHGFSLVSGGTDTHLVLVDLRESHPETTGGDAEEALEDAGIVLNANTVPGETRNAFNPSGIRAGTPAITTRGFGEEEMQAVGDAIARIVENHDDETVRNEVREEVRALCQSHPLYEDA
- a CDS encoding Na+/H+ antiporter NhaC family protein, with the protein product LAPVSDTTIVSAVTQDSDIGGVVASRFKYAIVAAILALAGYVLASSIMPGVEIAGDAREILVAESEPIGLVHLLSMAAVIGTAVAGRHIVEAISWGIVVAVGANLLFGLTAVSDIVSFSAPADAPLAGPLAFLPFLQIVEDPDAVGVGGSIVDGASGFFTLSILVLLIIAAAQIMIRGGAFQAILDWSLENLATNVRNAELTMVGSAALINAIITINTAAEVAIGPYISKVGERFNLNGYRRANILDAQTAALGYIFPWSGGVLVGYTAMQDLPNQYEWFDQSLLVNPIEVVPFVFHGWLLVAVFVLAAITGFGREYLIDRESSEVARV
- a CDS encoding DUF7513 family protein, producing MSFLSKYLKGWSLRTTRPTLQPGKEVNVFLAEYDPGEESALALVGDTRLYVSNAGPEHVGKRVRVAVKEFQPDDSVGYGEFVEVVGESSYAG